The DNA segment GCAGGGCACCCTCCAGTGCGGCGATGTAGTCCATCAGCACGGTGGGTGAGTTGTTGCCAATATTGAAGATGCGATAGGGCGCAGTGCTGGTGCCGGGGTTGGGCCGCTGGCTGTCATAGCTGGCGTCCGCAGTGGCCGGCTTGTCCAGAACACGCATGATGCCTTCGACGATGTCGTCGATATAGGTGAAGTCGCGCACCAGCTTGCCTTCGCCGTAGACATCAATGGTCTCGCCCGCCAGGATGGCCTTGGTGAATTTGAACAAAGCCATGTCAGGGCGGCCCCAAGGTCCATAGACCGTGAAAAAGCGCAGGCCTGTGGTGGGAATCCCGTACAGGTGCGAATAGGTGTGAGCCATCAGCTCATTGGCCTTTTTGGTGGCCGCGTAGTAGCTGATAGGGTGATCCACGGCATCGCTTTCGGCAAAGGGCATCTTGGTATTGCCGCCATAGACGCTGGAGCTGCTGGCATAGACCAGATGCTCTACCTTGTGCTTGCGGCAGCCCTGCAAGATATTGCCAAAGCCCAGCAGATTGGAGTCTGTGTAGTCGTCAGGCTGGTCGATGGAGTAGCGCACGCCAGCTTGTGCAGCCAGGTGCAGAACCTTGCTGGGGGCGACTTCTGTAAACAGGTCGGCCATGCCTTGGCGATCAGCAACATCCAGCGCTACAAACCGGAAGTTGGCATGGTGGCGCAGCTCATCCAGGCGGGCGTGCTTGAGCGTCACATCGTAGTAGTTGTTGAGGTTGTCAATGCCGACGACGGACACGCCTTGCTCAAGCAGTCGCTTGGCGCAATGCATACCGATAAAGCCGGCACAGCCGGTGATCAGAACGCGATTCATGGGGCAATCCAGAGATATTGGTACTGCGCAGGCGTTGCGCTGGCTGGCATTTTCTCGAAAGGGATGGTCAGCTCTTGTGGGGTGGTTGTAGCCTGCGTGGTGAAGATGCCATCCCACCAGCCGGGAACCGGCTTGTCGGCGCGGGTAATCAGAAGTAGTCCGCCCGCAGCGTCAGCCTTGGCTTGAGATAGGCATTGCTGCAGCTGTGCGCCATTTGCGCAGCCAAGTGCATAGCTTTGAGGGAATTGTGAATGCAGCATGGCTGCGATCATGTGGTCAGAGCCAACGATCACGCCATTGCCGGTGTAGCCAGCGCCGCGCAACTGTTGTGCCAATTCCTTGACGGGGTGGTTCAGCTCATCAGGATCATTCTTGAGGCTGCCTTGCCAGGGGCGTAACGTTGCCATGGTCAGAAAGATCAGCGCAAAGACAATGACGAAGTTGGTGAACATACGTCCCACACCTGGCTCCAGCAAAGCAGGGCGCCAGACATACAGGGCCATGGGGGCGATGGCGGTTAGTGGCAGCATCCAGCGCTGTTTGAAGTCGGTGACATCAGCCGCGATCACCATGGCCAGCAGGCAAACGGCAACAATGAGCAGATAGCGCTGCAGCAGCGGTTTGGCCCATATGCGTGAAGGCACTAAGGCCGTCTTTTGAGGTGCAGGGGTCCAGAGCTTGGAGCGATAGCTGGCTAATACGGCAATCAGCCATAGACCGAGGGTAGAGAGCAAGGCCTTGAACAGGTTGCCCAGACCGTTGAGGTGCGATGCCTCGGTAGAGATGGACATTTTCTGTACCGTCTCGGCCGTTGCCATTCCCCAGTGCGAAGCTAGCCAAGAGGCATGGGGTGCAAAGATTAGAGTTCCCATCAGCGGAGCCAGCCACCAGCCTTTGGCAAAGATGGCCGAACGAACCTGCGCCACCGTCATCGATGCCACAAACAAGGCACCAATCAACATGGCGTAGCTGTATTTGGAGAGCATACCCAGCCCGCAGAACAGGCCAATCAATATGAAATTAATAGCTTGCGGTCTTTGTACTTGGCGCAGTACGGCGAACCACAGGCCCATGGTCATGGCTGTGACCATTACTGTGTGAGTCTGGTCACGAAGGGAGTCCCAGCCAAAGGGGGGCATCAGCAGCAGGCCTGCCGCAACCCACCATGCGCCTTTGTCAGTGAGGATTTGTCGGCCTGCCAGCCATGCCAGACAGTAGGTCAGCGCAATCAGCGAGTGCTTGAGTAAAGCCAGAGCCAGAACCGAGGGGCCGAAAAGCTGACAAATCGCCCACTGCATCCATGTATAGAGCGGCGGCTGGGGGCCGTAGCCCAGTTGCAGGTGCTGGGCCCAGAGAATCTGTTCCGACTCGTCCCATTTCATGCCTGCAGAAATGGTGATACGCGAGACGATATGCGCACAGACCAGAAGTGCGAGACATATCCATGGTTTGGAATAAAGAGTTTGCTGCCAGTCTTTGGAAAAAGAGGACATAGAACTTGATGCCATTGGTTTTTGCAGGTGAGCAAATGATGAGGTGTATGTACTCACGTTTGCGATTGACTTTGCAAGCCAAGCAATGTGTTTGGCGAAAATGGCATCTAGGGTATTCAGTTAGTATAGGTGACTGTTATTTAAACTCATTGAGCATGACGTCCGTGCACGATTTAAGTCCTGAAGTTTCTATCGTTGTACCTATTTATAACGAGTTTGATAATCTGCCCGATCTGGTGGCCCGCATTGACGAGGCCATGCGTACCCAGCCGCTGAGTTATGAATTGATCGCGGTGGACGATGGGTCAACTGACGGTAGTGCCAAGCGTCTGCGCGAACTGGCGCAGCAGAACCCTTGGGTGCGAGCCGTGTGTCTGGTGCGTAACTACGGTCAGTCCAGCGCCCTGCAAGCAGGCTTTGATCGTGTGCGTGGCCGCTATGTAGTGACGCTGGATGCGGATTTGCAGAACGAGCCTGGTGATATTCCGCTGCTGCTAGAGCGTCTGGAAAATGAGCCTGATCTAGACATGATTTCAGGCTGGCGCAAGAACCGTCAGGATAAGGCTTTGTCGCGTCGTCTGCCATCGGTGCTGGCCAATCGCCTGATCTCCAAGCTCACCAATGTGCAGTTGCATGATTACGGCTGTGCTCTCAAAGCTTACCGCCGCGAGATCATTGACCGCATTCGCCTCTATGGCGAGATGCACCGCTTCATCCCCTCTCTGGCCCGCGATGCCGGTGCTCGTATTGCCGAAGTGCCCGTGCGCCACCATGCGCGCACTCATGGGGTTTCTAAATACGGGATTGATCGCACCTTCCGTGTGATTCTGGATCTGATCTTTATCGTCTTCTTCATGCGCTTCCGTCAGCGCCCCCTGCACGCCTTTGGAGGCATGGGGTTGTGGATGGCAACACCCGGCGTATTCATTCTGCTGTGGCTGCTGGTGCAGAAGCTCATGGGCGAATCCATTGGCGGGCGCCCCCTGTTGATGGCGGGGGTCATGCTGGTGTTGATGGGAATGCAGTTCATCGCCGCCGGCCTGATTGGTGAGCTGCTGACACGTATTTATTACGAGTCTGGTAGTGGCTTGCAATACTACGCCAAGGACTATGGCGTAGTTGAGCACAAGCTCGAAGAGAAAACGACCAAAGCAGAACCTGCTGCATTGTGAGCAAGACGCGTAAAGCGCTTATCCGTGCCTTGATGGGCATGGCTTTGCTGGGGGCAGTCATTTACTTTGCAAACCCTCGGCAGCTTTTTGCGCAGCTGCAACAAGCCAGCCTATGGTGGCTGCTGGCGGGTTTTGTGGTTGCTATCGCTTCCAATGTTGTATCGGCTTGGCGTTGGCGAGCCATAGCGCAGTGGCTTGGGGCAGAGATGTCTGTGGCATCTGGAATGCGTTGGTATTTTCAGGCGATTGGCTTGAATGTACTGCTGCCCGGTGCCGTGGTCGGTGGCGATGTCTATCGTGCAATCGCACTCCAGAAAATGGGGCAGGCCAAGGCGGCAAGCAATCTGTCAGTCATTCTGGATCGCGTCAGTGGCTTGTGGATGCTTTGCGCTATTGGCTGTCTGGGTGCGTTCGCTTGCGCTCCGACCTTGGCACCGTGGGTGCACATGACCGAGAGCGTATTCGGTGCCTCGCTGCTGGCAATCACAGTGTTGTGGGTGCTGTTGCCCTGTGTGCTGTTACAAGGGCTGCGCAGTGGCTGGATCAAGCTGCCTGGCACTTGGCTGGATCCTATTCGCGTGGCAGCTAACAGTCCTGACTTTGTGCGCCAGCTGTTAGTACAGGCCGCGTCATCAGCGGTGGTGCAACTCTTGTCTGCGACAGCTCTGGCTTGCGGTGCCATTGCCCTGGGTGTTCAGTTGCCGCTAGCCGTGTGGACCTTTGCGATTGCCCCAGTATTTTTGATGGCTGCATTGCCTGTCAGTGTGGGTGGCTGGGGAACACGCGAAGCTGCCGCTGTGGCGGCTCTGGCTCCGTTCGGGGTGTCTGCTGTTCTGGCTGTGGGTGTGGGGCTGCTTTATGGCGTGTTCGCACTGGGCCAGGGCGCTTTGGGCGCGCTGGCGTTCGGCTTACCCAGCAAGAGTCAAGACTGAGGGGCGGGGGCGGCTTGGGATTCAAGTCTGCAAATGCCACCCCAAAGCACAGCAAGACTAAAGATATAAAACATGTTGCCGCTGTTGTGCGCGAAGAAGACCTGGGTCCAGCCAAATCCAAAGTAGGCCAGCGGCAGCAGCGTTGCAGCAGCTCGCAGGGCCAGCAGCTTTGAGCGTTGTTCAGCATTGACGCGTGCTATGCGGCTTTGTGTAGGCCAGAAGATGGCTGCGGGTATCGTATAAAACAACAGTAGCAAGATCAGACCCAGTAGCCCGCGCTTGACCCACATATCCAGAATTTCATTGTGCGCATGTCCATACTCCATCACCGAGGGGTGAGCGAGGCCTTGATCCACCATTTGCTGCTTGGCAGCCGGGTAGCCAGCCAGGCCCCAGCCTGTTAGAGGGCGCTGTTCGATCAAATGGATGGCAAGTCGCCATTGCTCTAGTCGCTGGCCGACGGAGGTGACTGCATATTTTTGAGGGTCTTGCAGGTATTGCGAAATCTCTTGTGTTGCTTCGCTGCTGCGCTGCTCAAGCTTTTGGTAGGCTGGCACAGCCACGATCAAGCCAAGAATGAGAATGCCCCCTGCCGCAAGGCTGGCCAGACGCTTATAGCCATTGAGCCAAGCCATCAACCAGATGGCGGCAATCAGCAATGGGATGACAACCCAGGAACCGCGGGAATCTGAAATAAAGGATGCGTAAATACCGCACGCTCCCAGCAACCCCAAGGCAACTGTTTGACGCTTGCTCCGGCCGCCCAGCAAGGCCAGCGCCAAAGTGGCAAAACCCAGATACATGGCAATGCCACCATATTGGATGGCATTCGTAAACCCGGAAACTCTTGGCATCTTTAAGATGCCAGCTTGATAAGCGGCAATCGCGAGAGCGCCGGCAGAGCCCAAAGCGATACCCCAGACGATTGCGGAGAGCCGGACTCCCGTTTTGCTCAGATACCAGAGGCTGAGAGCGGCCAAACCATATTTCGCACCGTATCCCCAACCTGCAGCGGAGAGCCAGCGATCCAATGACAGACTCCATAGCAAGCCCATGGTCACAAGCATTCCAACGAGAACCAGAGTATCTCGTTGTGTTGGCTTTTTTGATCGAGCGGCAAAGCAGCCAATCAGCGAAAAAAGTGCGAGAGCTGTGGACCCGTAGGAGTAACCGGACGGCACACAAAGGCTTAGGGCAAAGAATGCAAAGCAGGCGGCATCCAGTGCATAGGGTAGGCCTGAGGCTAGCTTGCCGCGCGACGGCTGTGTAGCTTGAATTTTCGTTTGCAAATTCATGATTCGGTATTAAGTGCTGCAACGAGGAGATTGGCTTCAACCTACACTGGAGTCGTTGTATTTGGTGCCGAAGTGTATGTCGTCATTACCCGTTGTCTATATCAATTTATCCAAGGATGTGGAGCGTCGTGAGCGGATGACGACCCAGTTGGCGGAAATGGGGCTGGCAGGGTCTCGCTTGCCGGCTGTATGGTGGGCCGACCTGCCAGAGACTGAGCAACAGCGCTATTTTTGCTCACCGCAGAGTCATGGGCGTTATTTCAAGCCTTTGAGCAACGGAGAAAAAGGCTGCTATGCCAGTCATTTGCTGGCATGGCAGCAATTGATTGATAGCGATTCTTCTGCGCTGGTTGTTTTTGAAGATGACGTGCGATTGCTCCCAACTTTGCCTCAGGCACTTGAAGCGATTGAAGCTTTGCCTGCCAATGGCAGGTGGGACATGATCAAGCTCTATGGGAGGGCGCAAGAGAAAATTGCCAATCAGGCGCCACTAGGGCCCGATTCTTTGCAGCTGATTTCGTATCAACGCGTGCCTAGTTTTGCCGCGGGTTACGTTATTAGTCGTGCAGGTGCCAAAAAAATGCTCGAAACCCGTATTCCGTTCGATAGACCAGTCGATGTGGATATTCGCTTCTGGTTTGAAAACGGCTTGCATGTTTTTGGCGTCTATCCTTCGGTCATTGCGCTCGATGACACGAGTGAAGTCAGCAGTATCTGGGCGCAAAAAGAGGCTCCGATGAGCCTTCTTCAAAAAATCCGCAAATTCAAAATGAAGCTTGCGTTGAATTGGGGCAACTTGCTGACCAAGGCGCCTCATGTTTCTGACGTTCTCAGGCGTTAGTTTCCAAGAGCTTTTGGTACTGCTCCCACATATGCTCACGCCCGTAATGATATGAGGCGTAGTCGCGGGCTGCATGCCCAAGGCTCTGAGCAAGGTCTGGATTTTCCAGTAGTTTCTGCAGAGCATCTGCCATGGCTTCCGCGTTGGCCTCTGGCACACGCAGGCCATTAACGTCAGACTCAATGACTTCCCGAGCGCCGATGACGTCGGAAGCCACACAGGCACATCCTGCAGCCATACCCTCTACCAAAGCCAGAGGCATTCCTTCCCAATGTGTCGCCAGAACAAAAAATCGGGCTTGCATGAGGCGCTGCGGAAGGTCTGACACATTGCCCAGGAAATGGACTTGTTGATCAAGGCCCAATTGCATCACCAATCGTTCGGCTTTGGCCCTCAGAGAGTTTTTGCCTGCTCCAGCCAAATACAGGGTGGGAGTCAGCCCTCGTTGCTTGAGTAGTGACAACGCTTTGATGAGCGTGTCATGATCTTTTTGGCGAGCAAAGCGTGAAGCCATGTAAATGACAGGCTCCCGATCTTCCCAGCGTTGAGGGAGCGCGCTTTGAGGAAAGCGAGTCAGGTCAATTCCATTGCAGATGGCAACGCATTTTTCTGCGGGAAATCCACGCTCTATCAGACTGGTCTTGACTCCTTCAGAGACACCGATATGTGCTTGAGTAAAGGGCTCTAAAGCCAGAGCTTGACGCAGGCGGCGCGGCGTATAGCGTTCGCGGGAGTTGTGCTCCACATGGAAGATATGCGGAACGCCTTCAGCTGCTGCTGCCCTGCGGCCCCAGATATGGTCGCTGAAACCGTGAGCGAACATGGCGTCCGGCCTGAACTCGCGAATGATTTTGCGTAGCTCCCAGATGGTGAGGGCGTGCAGCCAGTTTGAGACCACGATCACCTGCAGGCCCTGAGCGCGCAAGGCCTGGATCTTTTTTTCATCAGTACTGGGTTTGCGACGCAGCACCAGTAGTACTTCAAAATTTGTGGTGCGCTTGGCGGCTAGGCAGAGATCCACTGCAACCTGAGTTGCACCGGAAAAACCGCCCGTCACGAAGTGGAGTATGCGCAGCGTGCCAGCAGTCTTTTGCTGGACAGAAGAGTGTGAGTTCATCGTTCTGATAGACAATGGATTTGAATTATTTTGTGTCTTTTTCTTGTTTTATTGACGATGCCATGACCCGGATTCCCGCCCATTTGTTCAAAAGTGTATTGAAGCTGGTTCAGCCGCAGACACTGAAGTCTTCAGCGATCTATAGCGATGCTAAACCGGTCAGCATCATGGGCGCGGCAGCCGCCACTGAGGTCGGAGCAATTCCAAAAATACTTTGGACTTACTGGAACCAGTCGCAGCCTGATCCGTTTGTCCTTGAATGTATCCAAAGCTGGCGCTTGCAGTGTCCGGATTATGAGGTACGCCTTGTACATCCCGGCAATCTGTCTGAGTTCGTGGAGCAAGGCGCTTTGCCTGCCCAGTTTCAGGATCTGCACCCCACCAAGCAGTCTGATTGGATACGGCTGTATCTCGTTGCAATGCATGGCGGATTCTGGCTGGATGCAAGCACTTTGCTGACCCGCTCTTTGAACTGGATGCAGGCGACAGCCAGCACTCATGCCGAGTTTGTTGGCTTCTATCTTGAAAAATTCACAACCAATGTGCACATGCCTGTGATTGAAAGCTGGGCTTTCGGTGCTTTGGCGGGCTCAGGGTTTGTTACAGCCTGGCAGCGTGAATTTCATCAAGCGTTGATTGTCGAAGGGACTGAGGCGTATCTGCAGAGGCTTCAGGCTCAGCCCGACTGGGATGAGATTCGCCAGAGTATTGGCGACCCTCACTATCTGCTGATTCATATCACTGCACAGCAAGTGCTCAGGCGCAAGCAATATTCATCTTTGGCCGTATTCAAAGCGGAGGACTCCGCCTATTACTATCACCATGCTCTGCGCTGGAAGTGGTACTTGCTGTATCCCCAGCTGTGCAGGGCGCAAGGACCGAAGATCAGTGCCCCTATCGTCAAGCTCAGAGGGGGGGAGCGTAGACACTTTGCGGAGATGTTCAAGTCGCATGGCGGTGCAGTACCTGGAAGCACATGGCATCGGGCACTGAACCCAGAGCAATAAAAAGAGGCTCCATGTGGAGCCTCTTTTTATGTACAAGCATTGAACTCAATGCCCGCCCGCAAACACCTCGCCTGCCTTCAGGCGGTAGAGGGTGCCGCAGTAGGGGCACTTGGCTTCGCCGGTCTTGGCGACATCCAGATAGACCTTGGGGTGGCTGTTCCACAGCTTCATGTCGGCTTTGGGACTGGGGCAGAACACGCCTCCTTGGGCGTTCAGGTCTTTGGCGGCCAGTTCGACGACGGCGTTCGTGGTCATTTCTCGTATCTTTCTCGTGATTTTCAATGATGCCTATCCCTGACACTGGCGACGCCACCCAGGGATAGTGATTGTCACACCTTGGTGAGCCAGTGTGAATATTTTGGGTTTCGGCCGTTGACGATGTCAAAGTAGGCCGCTTGAATCTTTTCGGTAATCGGGCCGCGTTGACCGGCACCGATCTGGATGCGGTCCACCTCGCGGATGGGCGTCACTTCGGCGGCGGTGCCGGTGAAGAACAACTCGTCCGAGATATACAGCTCGTCGCGGGTGATGCGCTTTTGCACCACCTCCAGGCCCAGGTCCTTGCAGATATGGAGCACGGTGTTGCGGGTGATGCCGTTGAGCGCGCCGGCCGAGAGGTCAGGGGTGTAGACCACGCCATCCTTGATCACAAAGATGTTCTCGCCCGAGCCTTCGGACACAAAGCCCGATGCATCCAGCAGGATGGCTTCGTCGTAGCCATCGTCCAGTGCCTCGGTGTTGGCCAGGATGGAATTGGTGTAGTTGCTCACCGCCTTGGCCTGGCTCATGGTGATGTTCACATGGTGGCGGGTGTAGCTGGAGATCTTGGTGCGGATGCCGCGCTGCATGCCCTCTTCACCCAGATAGGCACCCCAGGCCCAGGCTGCGACCATCAGGTGGATGGTATTGCCCTTGGGGCTGACGCCCAGCTTGCGGTCGCCAATCCAGGTCAGAGGGCGCAGATAGCAGGACTTCAGTGCGTTGGCCTTGACTACATCAACCTGCGCCTGATTCACCTGCTCATGGGTGAATGGGATCTGCATGCGCAGAATCTTGGCGCTGTTGAACAGTCGCTTGGTGTGATCTTCAAGGCGGAAGATGGCCGAGCCCTGCTCCGTCTCGTAGGCGCGCACGCCTTCAAAGGCGCCGCAGCCGTAGTGCAGGGTATGGGTCAGCACATGGATTTTTGCGTCGCGCCAGTCCACCAGCTGGCCATCCATCCAGATTTTGCCGTCGCGGTCGGACATCGAGGGAACAACAGGGCTCATATAACCATCCTCTAATGGGCTGTCAGTGGTCGCCGCCGCGGTTTGAGCGGCTGGCGCCTGTCTCCTGAAGCAACCATTCTAGAGCGAGGTTTACGTCGGCGTCTGGGTGCTTGTATCAGGTGCGTCCTGGGCTGCATCATCCGTTTGCTGAGGGCGCTGCAGCTCCCACTTCATCAGGCGACCATTGACAAATTCGCAGGTCACGGATGAGTTGGTGCCGTCGGTCCAGCGATAGATTTCAGGCGACTGGCCTTCTTCGGACAGTCTCTGGCCCAGCGAACGCGTCATGGCAATCACATGCACCAGCGCGACCTTGGGCCTGAGCTTGACGTTGAGCATCACGGCGCTGCCCACATAGCCAATGGGTCGGTCTGAGGCCTTCTTCATGATGGACATCAGGCGTGTGAAGTGCAGCAGCCCCCACATGATGATGCCGCCTGCCACGGCTGCAACGCCGGGCCAGCTGGCGGACTGATAGGCCGCGATCATCAGCACGATCAAGCCAATGGGAACCAAAATATTGCGCAAATTCATGGGCTTATTGTCTTACGAGGGGGCGGTCCGGCGCTTGCGGACAGTGCGTATGCCCGTGCGACTTGGTCAATTCAAAGAGTTGTTAAAAACAATAGCTGTTAGCGCTATTGAATGAAGCATTTCAAGTAATTTATAGGTTGATTTGTATGAAGAACAAATGCAAGCAGCTATCAAAACAATATTAACCAATGCCCCGCACGATGTTCATGGCTTCGTCCACGCGCTCTACGGGATGAATGGTCAGGCCGGGTATGGGCTTCTTGGGTGTATTGGCCTTGGGGACAATGGCGACAGTGAATCCTAACTTTGCAGCTTCCTTTAAGCGCTCCTGCCCGCGTGGGGCGGGGCGTACTTCGCCAGCCAGACCGACTTCGCCAAAGGCGATGAACCCTTTGGGTAGTGCCTTGCCGCGCAAACTAGAAGTGATTGCCAACATCACGGCCAAGTCAGCTGCAGGCTCATTAATGCGAACACCACCCACGGCATTGACGAACACATCCTGATCGGCACAGGCTACGCCCGCATGGCGGTTCAGCACGGCCAGCAGCATGGCCAGTCGGTCCTTGTCCAAACCCACAGACAGCCTGCGGGCCTGCGGGCCGCCTTGGTCGACCAGTGCCTGAATCTCTACCAGCAATGGGCGTGTGCCTTCCAGCGTCACCATCACGCAGCTGCCGGGCACGGGCTCGCTGTGTTGGCTTAAAAAGATGGCGCTGGGATTGGTCACGCCCTTGAGGCCTTTTTCCGTCATGGCGAAGACGCCAATCTCGTTGACGGCGCCAAAGCGGTTCTTGATGGCGCGCACCAAGCGGAAATTGCTGTGCGTGTCGCCCTCAAAGTACAGCACCGTGTCCACCATGTGTTCCAGCACGCGGGGGCCGGCCAGCGCGCCGTCCTTGGTTACGTGGCCCACCAGAATGATGGTGATACCCGTGGTCTTGGCCGCACGCGTCAAGTGCGCTGCACATTCGCGCACTTGAGCAACAGAGCCGGGGGCGGAGGAGAGCTGGTCCGAATACACCGTCTGAATCGAGTCGATCACCACCACGGCGGGCTGGGTGGCTTCTACGGTCGCCAGAATTTTTTCCAGCTGAATCTCGGCCAGCACATTGACCTGGCTGTTATCCAGCCCCAGCCGACGCGATCGCAGCGCCACCTGTGCGCCGCTTTCCTCGCCCGTCACGTACAGCGTGGGCAGGCCAATGCGGTGCAAGGCATCCATGGCCTGCAAAAGAAGTGTGGACTTACCTATTCCCGGATCTCCGCCAATCAAGACCACGCCACCTTCGACCACGCCGCCGCCCAGCA comes from the Comamonas sp. 26 genome and includes:
- a CDS encoding glycerate kinase — encoded protein: MNLRNILVPIGLIVLMIAAYQSASWPGVAAVAGGIIMWGLLHFTRLMSIMKKASDRPIGYVGSAVMLNVKLRPKVALVHVIAMTRSLGQRLSEEGQSPEIYRWTDGTNSSVTCEFVNGRLMKWELQRPQQTDDAAQDAPDTSTQTPT
- a CDS encoding glycosyltransferase family 2 protein codes for the protein MTSVHDLSPEVSIVVPIYNEFDNLPDLVARIDEAMRTQPLSYELIAVDDGSTDGSAKRLRELAQQNPWVRAVCLVRNYGQSSALQAGFDRVRGRYVVTLDADLQNEPGDIPLLLERLENEPDLDMISGWRKNRQDKALSRRLPSVLANRLISKLTNVQLHDYGCALKAYRREIIDRIRLYGEMHRFIPSLARDAGARIAEVPVRHHARTHGVSKYGIDRTFRVILDLIFIVFFMRFRQRPLHAFGGMGLWMATPGVFILLWLLVQKLMGESIGGRPLLMAGVMLVLMGMQFIAAGLIGELLTRIYYESGSGLQYYAKDYGVVEHKLEEKTTKAEPAAL
- a CDS encoding lysylphosphatidylglycerol synthase transmembrane domain-containing protein, translating into MGMALLGAVIYFANPRQLFAQLQQASLWWLLAGFVVAIASNVVSAWRWRAIAQWLGAEMSVASGMRWYFQAIGLNVLLPGAVVGGDVYRAIALQKMGQAKAASNLSVILDRVSGLWMLCAIGCLGAFACAPTLAPWVHMTESVFGASLLAITVLWVLLPCVLLQGLRSGWIKLPGTWLDPIRVAANSPDFVRQLLVQAASSAVVQLLSATALACGAIALGVQLPLAVWTFAIAPVFLMAALPVSVGGWGTREAAAVAALAPFGVSAVLAVGVGLLYGVFALGQGALGALAFGLPSKSQD
- a CDS encoding O-antigen ligase, producing MNLQTKIQATQPSRGKLASGLPYALDAACFAFFALSLCVPSGYSYGSTALALFSLIGCFAARSKKPTQRDTLVLVGMLVTMGLLWSLSLDRWLSAAGWGYGAKYGLAALSLWYLSKTGVRLSAIVWGIALGSAGALAIAAYQAGILKMPRVSGFTNAIQYGGIAMYLGFATLALALLGGRSKRQTVALGLLGACGIYASFISDSRGSWVVIPLLIAAIWLMAWLNGYKRLASLAAGGILILGLIVAVPAYQKLEQRSSEATQEISQYLQDPQKYAVTSVGQRLEQWRLAIHLIEQRPLTGWGLAGYPAAKQQMVDQGLAHPSVMEYGHAHNEILDMWVKRGLLGLILLLLFYTIPAAIFWPTQSRIARVNAEQRSKLLALRAAATLLPLAYFGFGWTQVFFAHNSGNMFYIFSLAVLWGGICRLESQAAPAPQS
- a CDS encoding glycosyltransferase family 39 protein, which gives rise to MSSFSKDWQQTLYSKPWICLALLVCAHIVSRITISAGMKWDESEQILWAQHLQLGYGPQPPLYTWMQWAICQLFGPSVLALALLKHSLIALTYCLAWLAGRQILTDKGAWWVAAGLLLMPPFGWDSLRDQTHTVMVTAMTMGLWFAVLRQVQRPQAINFILIGLFCGLGMLSKYSYAMLIGALFVASMTVAQVRSAIFAKGWWLAPLMGTLIFAPHASWLASHWGMATAETVQKMSISTEASHLNGLGNLFKALLSTLGLWLIAVLASYRSKLWTPAPQKTALVPSRIWAKPLLQRYLLIVAVCLLAMVIAADVTDFKQRWMLPLTAIAPMALYVWRPALLEPGVGRMFTNFVIVFALIFLTMATLRPWQGSLKNDPDELNHPVKELAQQLRGAGYTGNGVIVGSDHMIAAMLHSQFPQSYALGCANGAQLQQCLSQAKADAAGGLLLITRADKPVPGWWDGIFTTQATTTPQELTIPFEKMPASATPAQYQYLWIAP
- a CDS encoding NAD-dependent epimerase; its protein translation is MNRVLITGCAGFIGMHCAKRLLEQGVSVVGIDNLNNYYDVTLKHARLDELRHHANFRFVALDVADRQGMADLFTEVAPSKVLHLAAQAGVRYSIDQPDDYTDSNLLGFGNILQGCRKHKVEHLVYASSSSVYGGNTKMPFAESDAVDHPISYYAATKKANELMAHTYSHLYGIPTTGLRFFTVYGPWGRPDMALFKFTKAILAGETIDVYGEGKLVRDFTYIDDIVEGIMRVLDKPATADASYDSQRPNPGTSTAPYRIFNIGNNSPTVLMDYIAALEGALQTTAHKQMLPIQPGDMHSTSADTRALQSWVGFSPAMPITTGVQRFVDWYRSFYRV
- a CDS encoding glycosyltransferase family 32 protein codes for the protein MTRIPAHLFKSVLKLVQPQTLKSSAIYSDAKPVSIMGAAAATEVGAIPKILWTYWNQSQPDPFVLECIQSWRLQCPDYEVRLVHPGNLSEFVEQGALPAQFQDLHPTKQSDWIRLYLVAMHGGFWLDASTLLTRSLNWMQATASTHAEFVGFYLEKFTTNVHMPVIESWAFGALAGSGFVTAWQREFHQALIVEGTEAYLQRLQAQPDWDEIRQSIGDPHYLLIHITAQQVLRRKQYSSLAVFKAEDSAYYYHHALRWKWYLLYPQLCRAQGPKISAPIVKLRGGERRHFAEMFKSHGGAVPGSTWHRALNPEQ
- a CDS encoding branched-chain amino acid transaminase, whose protein sequence is MSPVVPSMSDRDGKIWMDGQLVDWRDAKIHVLTHTLHYGCGAFEGVRAYETEQGSAIFRLEDHTKRLFNSAKILRMQIPFTHEQVNQAQVDVVKANALKSCYLRPLTWIGDRKLGVSPKGNTIHLMVAAWAWGAYLGEEGMQRGIRTKISSYTRHHVNITMSQAKAVSNYTNSILANTEALDDGYDEAILLDASGFVSEGSGENIFVIKDGVVYTPDLSAGALNGITRNTVLHICKDLGLEVVQKRITRDELYISDELFFTGTAAEVTPIREVDRIQIGAGQRGPITEKIQAAYFDIVNGRNPKYSHWLTKV
- a CDS encoding glycosyltransferase family 25 protein, which encodes MSSLPVVYINLSKDVERRERMTTQLAEMGLAGSRLPAVWWADLPETEQQRYFCSPQSHGRYFKPLSNGEKGCYASHLLAWQQLIDSDSSALVVFEDDVRLLPTLPQALEAIEALPANGRWDMIKLYGRAQEKIANQAPLGPDSLQLISYQRVPSFAAGYVISRAGAKKMLETRIPFDRPVDVDIRFWFENGLHVFGVYPSVIALDDTSEVSSIWAQKEAPMSLLQKIRKFKMKLALNWGNLLTKAPHVSDVLRR
- a CDS encoding glycosyltransferase codes for the protein MNSHSSVQQKTAGTLRILHFVTGGFSGATQVAVDLCLAAKRTTNFEVLLVLRRKPSTDEKKIQALRAQGLQVIVVSNWLHALTIWELRKIIREFRPDAMFAHGFSDHIWGRRAAAAEGVPHIFHVEHNSRERYTPRRLRQALALEPFTQAHIGVSEGVKTSLIERGFPAEKCVAICNGIDLTRFPQSALPQRWEDREPVIYMASRFARQKDHDTLIKALSLLKQRGLTPTLYLAGAGKNSLRAKAERLVMQLGLDQQVHFLGNVSDLPQRLMQARFFVLATHWEGMPLALVEGMAAGCACVASDVIGAREVIESDVNGLRVPEANAEAMADALQKLLENPDLAQSLGHAARDYASYHYGREHMWEQYQKLLETNA
- a CDS encoding zinc-finger domain-containing protein, with the protein product MTTNAVVELAAKDLNAQGGVFCPSPKADMKLWNSHPKVYLDVAKTGEAKCPYCGTLYRLKAGEVFAGGH